In Candidatus Izemoplasmatales bacterium, the sequence AATTGTTTTGTTAGCTCTTCTTGTTGCTTCTCTTGCTTGACGTTTGTAAGTTCGTTATTTGCTTATATTCAGTTTTCAAAGACCCATCGTGCGCCGCTTTTTCCGCGCGCTTTTATATTCTAACATACCTCCGGGGGGATGTCAACGAAAAACGGCGCCCCGCGGCCAACTTTTCGCGCGTCCGCGAGGCAAAAAAAGAAGAGGGTATGAATACCCTCTTCGCGATGCGGTGCTATTCTTCGAAATCGGCGTAGAGATCCTCGTCGTCGACCGGCGGCACCTCGTATTCGAACGAAGTGTGCTTCAGGATGCCCGTTCCGGACGGAATCAGGCCGCCGATGATGACGTTCTCCTTGAGCCCGAGGAGCGGGTCCGACTTGCCGCGGATGGCGGCGTCGGTCAGGACGCGCGTCGTTTCCTGGAAGGACGCGGCGGACAGGAAGGATTCGGAGCGGAGCGACGCCTTGGTGATGCCGAGCAGGACCGGCTTGGCGACCGCGGGGCGCTTGCCGTGGAGCAGCGACGCCTTGTTCGCCTCGATGAACTCGTTCACCGAGATCTGCGATCCGGGAAGCAGGTCGGTGTCGCCCTCGAGCATGATGTTGACGCGGCGCGTCATCTGCCGGATGATGATCTCGAGATGCTTGTCGGAGATGTCGACGCCCTGCGAGCGGTAGACCTTCTGGACTTCCTTCAGGATGTACTGCTGCGCGGTCTCCATGTCGGTGACGCGGAGCAGTTCCTTCGGATCGATCGAGCCTTCGGTGATCTGCTGGCCGGCGCGGATGTCGTCGCCCTTCCGGACGATCGGCTGGACGTTGGCGTTGGTGACGTACTTCTTCTTTTCGATGCCGTTCTCGACGAAGACGTGGAACTGCTCGTCGATCTGCTGGATGTCGGACACGGTGCCCGAGATCTCGGAGATGATCGAGCGGCCCTTGGAGGTGCGCGCCTCGAAGAGTTCCTGGACGCGCGGGAGACCCTGGGTGATGTCGTCGCCGGCGACGCCGCCGGTATGGAACGTTCTCATCGTCAGCTGCGTGCCCGGTTCGCCGATCGACTGCGCGGCGATCGTGCCGACCGACTCGCCGACCTCGGCCCTGGAGCCGGTTGCAAGGTTCTGGCCGTAGCACTTGCGGCAGACGCCGACCTTGGAGGTGCAGGTCAGACCGGTACGGATCGCGACCGCGATCGTTCCTGAGTCCTTGCCGTCCTCGGTCTTGTCGAGGTTGCCGATCTTCTTGGCGATCTCCTCGGTGACGTAGTCGTTGCGCTTGAGCAGGACTTCACCGGTTTCGGGATGCATGAAGTCGGCGGCGGCGTAGCGGCCGGCGATGCGGTCCTGGAGGGTTTCGATCGTCTTCCCGTCGCGGTCGAGCAGGGCCTTGACCCTGACGCCCTTGTCGGTATGGCAGTCTTCCTCGGTGATGACGACGTCCTGGGAGACGTCGACGAGACGGCGGGTCAGATAGCCGGACTCGGCCGTCTTCAGGGCGGTGTCGGTGGAACCCTTGCGGGAGCCGTGGGTCGAGATGAAGAACTCGGACATCGAGAGGCCTTCGCGGAAGGAGGAGCGGATCGGCAGTTCGATGACGCCGCCGGACGGGTTGGCCATGAGGCCGCGCATGCCGGCGAGCTGGGTGAAGTTGGAGATGTTGCCGCGGGCGCCGGAGTCGGACATCATGAAGATGTGGTTGCTCTTGTCCTGCTCCTTCTGGAGGCCTTCCTGAATCTCGTCCTTGGCCTTCGCCCATTCGGCGACGACGAGCTTCGAACGCTCGGAGTCGGTGAGCAGGCCCATGTCGTACAGGTCGTGGATCTCGTCGACCATCTTGTCGTGCTTCGCGAGGATCTCCGACTTGTGGGAGTAGACCTGGACGTCGGACGCCGAGACGGTGATGCCGGCGACGGTCGAGTACTTGAAGCCGATGTTTTTCAGCTTGTCGAGCATCTTCGAGGTCTCGTTGATCTTGTAGCGCGAGAAGATCTGCGCGATGATCATCGAGAGGAACTTCTTCTTGAACGGATCGACCAGCGGCATCCCCTGGATCGCTTCCCGGAGGTTGGTGCCGGGGGCGACGAAGTAGCGCGCCGGGGTCTCGGTCTCGAGGTTCTTCTTGGTGGCCTCGTTGAGGAACGGGAAGGAGGGGGGCAGGATCGTGTTGAAGATCAGCTTGCCGCAGGTGGTGACGAGGTAGTGGTTCTTGTACTCCTCGGCCATCGGATGATCGATCGAGGAGGCGCGGACGGCGATGCGGGAATGGAGCGTGATGAGCTTGTTCTCGTACGCCATGATCGCTTCGTTGAAGTCCTTGTAGACGTTGCCCTCGCCGTGTTCTCCCGCCTTTTCAAGCGTGAGGTAGTAGTTGCCGAGGACCATGTCCTGCGACGGGGTGACGACCGGCTTGCCGTCCTTCGGGTTCAGGATGTTGTTGGAGGCGAGCATCATCACGCGCGCTTCGGCCTGGGCTTCTTCGGAGAGCGGGACGTGGACCGCCATCTGGTCGCCGTCGAAGTCGGCGTTGAACGCCGTCGTGACCAGCGGATGGAGGCGGATCGCCTTGCCCTCGACGAGCTTCGGCTCGAAGGCCTGGATGCCGAGGCGGTGCAGCGTCGGGGCGCGGTTCAGAAGCACCGGATGTTCCTTGATGACGTCTTCCAGGACGCCCCAGATGCGGTCGTCGAGGGTTTCGATCATGCGCTTCGCGGAGCGGATGTTGGAAGTGATGTTGCGGCTGATCAGCTCGCGGATGACGAACGGCTTGAAGAGGATGATCGCCATCTCCTTCGGCAGGCCGCACTGGTACATCTCGAGGTCCGGTCCGACGACGATGACGGAACGGCCGGAGTAGTCGACGCGCTTGCCGAGGAGGTTCTGGCGGAAGCGTCCCTGCTTGCCGCGGAGCATGTCCGAGAGGCTCTTGAGGGCGCGGTTCTTCTCGACGACGACCTTGCGGCCGCGCTTCGAGTTGTCGATCAGGGCGTCGACCGCTTCCTGGAGCATGCGCTTCTCGTTCTTCGTGATCAGGTGCGGGGCGTTCTGCTCGAACTGCCGCTTCAGGCGGTTGTTGCGGTTCAGGATGCGGCGGTAGAGGTCGTTCAGGTCGGTGGTCGCAAAACGGCCGCCGTCGAGCTGGACCATCGGGCGCAGATCCGGCGGGATCACCGGCAGGACTTCGAGGACCATCCACTCCGGCTTGTTGTCGGAGTTGCGGAAGGCCTCGACGACGTTCAGGCGCTTGACGATCTTCTCGCGGCGCTGCTTGGAGGCCGTCTTCAGCTCCTTGCGGAGGAGGACCGTCTCCTTCTCGAGGTCGATCTTCTTGAGCAGGTACTTGACCGCCTCGGCGCCGGTGAGCGCCTTGAAGCGGCTGCCGTACTCGAAGTAGTACCGGGTGTAGTCGGCCTCCGAGAGGATCTGCTTCGGCTGGAGGTCGGTGTCGCCCGGGTCGACGACGATGTAGCTTGCGAGGTAGACGACCTCCTCGAGGTCCTTCGACTTGATGTCGAGCAGGATCGCGAGGCGCGACGGGCTGTTCCGGAGGTACCACGCGTGGACGACCGGGGCGGCGAGCTCGATGTGCCCCATGCGTTCGCGGCGGACCTTGGATTCGGTGTATTCGACGCCGCAGACCGGGCACTTCTTGCCGGGATGCGAGCTGCGTTTGGACTTGTTGGAACAGGCGCACTGGTAGTCCTTGGTCGGACCGAAGATGACCTCGCAGAAGAGGCCGTCCTTTTCCGGCTTGAGAGTGCGGTAGTTGATCGTCTCGTGCTTCTTGACTTCGCCGTACGACCAGCTGCGGATTTCTTCGGGGGAGGCCAACCGGATCTTAAGATGGGAATATCTCTGGCTCATGGCTGCTCCTCCTTCCTTACGACTGGAATCCGTATTTCGCGATGTAGTCCTCGCCGTCTTCTTCGATCAGCGATTTCTCGACTTCGTTCTCGTTCGTCTCGCGGTTGATCAGCTCGACGTAGATGCCGAGGCTGCGGAGCTCCCGCGTGAGGACGCGGAACGATTCGGGCAGCGACGGATCGGGAATCGGCTGGCCGTCGACGATCGCGCGGAACACCTTGTTGCGGCCGATGATGTCGTCGGACTTGACCGTGAGCATTTCCTGGAGCGTGTAGGCCGCGCCGTAGGCTTCGAGCGCCCACACTTCCATTTCGCCGAAGCGCTGGCCGCCGTTCTGGGCCTTGCCGCCCATCGGCTGCTGCGTGACGAGGGTGTACGGGCCGACGCTCCGGGCGTGCAGCTTGTCGTCCACCATGTGGTCGAGCTTGATCATGTACATGACGCCGACGGAGACGCGGTTGTCGAACTTCTCGCCGGTCCGGCCGTCGTAGAGGGTCGTCTTGCCGTCCTTCTCCATGCCGGCTTCTGCCATGATCTCCATCAGGTTCTCCTGGGTGCAGCCGTCGAAGACGGGCGTCGCCACGTGGAGGCCGAGACGCTTGGCGGCCATGCCGAGGTGGATTTCGAGGACCTGTCCGATGTTCATGCGGGACGGGACGCCGAGCGGATTCAACATGATGTCGACCGGGGTGCCGTCGGGCATGTACGGCATGTCCTCGGAGGGCAGGATCTTCGAGATGACGCCCTTGTTGCCGTGGCGCCCGGCCATCTTGTCGCCTTCGGAGATCTTGCGTTTCTGGACGATGTAGACGCGCACGATCTCGTTCACGCCGGGGGCGAGCTCGTCCTCGTTTTCGCGCGAGAAGACCTTGACGGAGTGGACGATGCCGCCGCCGCCGTGGGGGACGCGCAGGGAGGTGTCACGGACCTCGCGCGATTTCTCGCCGAAGATCGCGAGCAGGAGGCGGTCCTCCGGGGTCGGGTCGGTCTGGCCCTTCGGGGTGACCTTGCCGACGAGGATGTCGCCTTCCTTGACTTCGGCGC encodes:
- the rpoC gene encoding DNA-directed RNA polymerase subunit beta' encodes the protein MSQRYSHLKIRLASPEEIRSWSYGEVKKHETINYRTLKPEKDGLFCEVIFGPTKDYQCACSNKSKRSSHPGKKCPVCGVEYTESKVRRERMGHIELAAPVVHAWYLRNSPSRLAILLDIKSKDLEEVVYLASYIVVDPGDTDLQPKQILSEADYTRYYFEYGSRFKALTGAEAVKYLLKKIDLEKETVLLRKELKTASKQRREKIVKRLNVVEAFRNSDNKPEWMVLEVLPVIPPDLRPMVQLDGGRFATTDLNDLYRRILNRNNRLKRQFEQNAPHLITKNEKRMLQEAVDALIDNSKRGRKVVVEKNRALKSLSDMLRGKQGRFRQNLLGKRVDYSGRSVIVVGPDLEMYQCGLPKEMAIILFKPFVIRELISRNITSNIRSAKRMIETLDDRIWGVLEDVIKEHPVLLNRAPTLHRLGIQAFEPKLVEGKAIRLHPLVTTAFNADFDGDQMAVHVPLSEEAQAEARVMMLASNNILNPKDGKPVVTPSQDMVLGNYYLTLEKAGEHGEGNVYKDFNEAIMAYENKLITLHSRIAVRASSIDHPMAEEYKNHYLVTTCGKLIFNTILPPSFPFLNEATKKNLETETPARYFVAPGTNLREAIQGMPLVDPFKKKFLSMIIAQIFSRYKINETSKMLDKLKNIGFKYSTVAGITVSASDVQVYSHKSEILAKHDKMVDEIHDLYDMGLLTDSERSKLVVAEWAKAKDEIQEGLQKEQDKSNHIFMMSDSGARGNISNFTQLAGMRGLMANPSGGVIELPIRSSFREGLSMSEFFISTHGSRKGSTDTALKTAESGYLTRRLVDVSQDVVITEEDCHTDKGVRVKALLDRDGKTIETLQDRIAGRYAAADFMHPETGEVLLKRNDYVTEEIAKKIGNLDKTEDGKDSGTIAVAIRTGLTCTSKVGVCRKCYGQNLATGSRAEVGESVGTIAAQSIGEPGTQLTMRTFHTGGVAGDDITQGLPRVQELFEARTSKGRSIISEISGTVSDIQQIDEQFHVFVENGIEKKKYVTNANVQPIVRKGDDIRAGQQITEGSIDPKELLRVTDMETAQQYILKEVQKVYRSQGVDISDKHLEIIIRQMTRRVNIMLEGDTDLLPGSQISVNEFIEANKASLLHGKRPAVAKPVLLGITKASLRSESFLSAASFQETTRVLTDAAIRGKSDPLLGLKENVIIGGLIPSGTGILKHTSFEYEVPPVDDEDLYADFEE